The sequence below is a genomic window from bacterium 336/3.
TCCAAAGTTGAAAAAAGCATTTGATTTGCTAAACTCTGTTTCTACAATAGTTTCATCGTTGGGCAATGCCGATTTCATTAAGTTTAGGGCTTTTTTAGGAATAATTACACCCAATTTTTGAGAATTTTTAAGATCATCTCTTCTGTAACGAATCAGACGGTTACCATCTGTTGCTACAAAATTGGTGTAATCTTCTCTCAAATCGAAATATACACCTGTCATAGCAGGACGTAATTCGTCATTGCTTGTGGCAAAAATAGTTCCTCCAATTGCTCCAAACAAGGCTTGAGCCGAAACACTCATTTTTGAAGAAGCGTTGGTAGTGGGCACTCTTGGGAAATCTGTTGCATTTTCGCCTGCAAGCTTGTATCTACCATTTTCAGAGTGAATTTCTACAACAAAAGTATCTGAATCTATTTCAAAGGTAACAGGCTGTTCAGGAAGGCTTTTGAGTGTATCTAAAAGAATTTTAGCAGGAATAGCAATATGAATATCTTGATTAGCGTCAACAGGCAAACTGGTAATCATGGTGGTTTGTAAGTCTGATGCCGTAATCGTTAATTTGCCTTCTTTGAGTTCAAACAAAAAATTTTCTAAAATTGGCACGATTGGATTGCCACTCACTACACCACTGATAATAGAAAGTTGCTTCTGTAACGCTGAGGTAGAAACCGTAAATTTCATATAGAGCTAAAGTTTATAATATTGCTTCAAAAGTCTGCAAATTTAAGAAAAAAACGCAGTTTAAAAACTATATACACGAAATATTTTTTGCTAAAAATATTGAAAACCAAAGTTTTTTTGATTTAAAAATGCATAATGTCAAAATGTCTTATTTTTACAAACTTTGTATAATTTAAAATGACAATGTGTCTTTTTTTGTTATAAAAACATGCCATATTGTTCAATTTAAGGTATTGGCAAAGAACTTGTAAAATACTTTACAACAACTAAATATTTAACCTCAAAATTTTAAAGTTATGACACTCATTAGAAAAACAAACTCATTCTTTCCTGCTTTCTCTTCTATGTTTGAGGATTTCATGAATGATGAGAGAATTTTTAAAAATACAGGAGTTACTCAAGTACCTGCCGCAAACATCAAAGAAACTGAAGATGGTTTTGTAGTTGAGCTGGCTGCTCCTGGTAAACAAAAAGAAGATTTCAAGATAGAATTAAATCACAATGTATTGAGTGTTTCTTCTGAAAGTAAAATAGAACATGAAGAAAAAGATGAAAAAGGGCGTTATACTCGTAAAGAGTTTAATTATAGTTCTTTTCAAAGAAGTTTTGTGCTTCCTAGTAGTGTAGAAGCTGATAAAATCTCAGCTAATTACGAAAATGGAATTTTGAATATATCTATTCCAAAAAAGGAAGAAGTAAAGAAAAAGCCTGTTAGAAATATAGAGATAGTGTAGTTTTTCACAGTTAATATAATTTCAAAACCTCAAAAAATATTTTTTTGAGGTTTTTTCTTTAGGTATATCCAACTAATATTTTCATAAAAAAAAGATGCCATTTCGTAAAAAATAACTCTGGAAAGATTTTTTTATAATTATTTTGCTTTCAGAAAAAAATATGCTAATATTGGCTATTGCCGATGCTTTTCGGTGTTAAAATATTTTTCAACTAAAAAACGCAAAATATTATGGGAATCTTTGGAAGAATTGGAGATATCTTCAAAGCAAACATCAATGACCTGCTTGATAAAGCAGAAGATCCTGAAAAAATGATAAAGCAGATGGTGTTAGAAATGCAAGAATCTATCACCAAAGCAACTTCGGGTTTAGCACAAGCAATGGCTCAAGAAAAAAAATTGCAAAGAGATTATGAAAAATTTGTGGCAGCTTCAAGCGATTGGAAGAATAAAGCAGCACAAGCATTACAAGCAGGAAATGAGGACTTGGCTCGTAAGGCATTGGCTAAAAAGGCTGAAGCAGACCAACAAGTAACACAATATCAACAATTGTACGAAAATGCAGCAGCTACAGCTTCTACATTGAAACAACAAGTAGATAGCTTAAAGTTAAAATTAGATGAAGCTAAGATGAAAGAGCAAACCTTGATTGCTCGTAATCAGGCTGCAAAAGCTCAAAAAGAGATTGCTAAACAAATCGGAGGTTTCGATTCTAACTCTTTTGCTAAATTTGACAAGTTTGAAGAGAAAATTTTGAAAGCAGAAGCAGAAGCAAATGCTTTTATGGAAATGTCTAATGATAAAACAAGCTTAGATGATGAGTTTAAGGCTTTAGAGAAAAACTCTGCTGTAGATGATGAACTCGCTAAATTGAAAGCAGAACTTAACAAATAATCAAACTTTACACGTTTAAACCCATAGACATATGCCCAAATTTAAAGTGATTAAAGAAGGTATTAATGAAGGTCTTCTCACTTCTACACAAGCGAAAGTAGAAAAATATATTCAAGAACTTTTCCACGATTATGAAGTTGCTAAAGTAGAAAATACTTACAGTTTCGCATTTGGAACAGTCAATGTAAATATCCGTATTATTGGTTGGCATACAGAGGATGTACTGGTTGAAGTATATTCTTATCTAGCAGAAAATGTTGCTGTAGATGGTAAAACTGCTGAAGAATTGTTGCGTCTGAATGCAAGCATGCATTTTGGTAGCTTCGGTCTTACATTTGATAGAGCTGTAATTTATTCATACTCTTTGGCAGGTGCGAACTTAGACTTCAATGAGTTTATGGCTGCTGTGCAAACTGTAGCTACAGTAGCTGATAGCTATGATGAAATGTTTAAGCCAAGCCCTCAGCCTGCTTAGTACCTACCCCACATATTATAAGCAGATGGTAACCTTATCATCTGCTTTTTTTACAACTAAATATTCAATTTTCACTTAAAATAGATACACAAATGGTATTTTTTATAATCGGAATTGTTTTAATTGGAGGAGGTGTTGGGCTTTGGTTTTATAGAAAAGGACAATTAGATAAGGCTCTAAACATTCGTTATCAAGAAACTACTACTGCTAAACTGATTTGGGAGAATTACGACCATATCAAAGATGCCGTAGGAACAGGAAATTATACAGAAATTGTAGAAGTAAAAGGAATGGCTGTTGCTCAGAAACCCCTCATTGCTGACCATACAGAAAAACCTGTAGTGTACTACAAAGCGACCATTCTAAGAGAATATGAAACTCAAGAGAAAGAAACAGATAGCAATGGTAACTCTCGTTGGGTTACACGCAGAAATACTGAAACAGTTTCTACCAATGAACATGCCATTCCATTTTATATAGATGATAACAGTGGTAAGCAAATAAGAGTAAATATGGAAGGGGCAAAGAAAATAACGCAAAAAAGTTTAGATAGATTTGAAAGAGAATTTTCTGATAATTATCTACAACAAAATAAAGATACTTCTTGGGGTGGCCAACTGATGAATTTTTTAGGAAGCTCTAATTTTGGTTCTTCCAATACTATTGGCTACAGATTGATAGAGGAATGTATTCCTATCAATGCTCAACTGTATGTGTATGGTGAGGCTTCTGATAGACAAGGGGAATTAGCGATTTTAAAGCCCAAAGAAAAAGGGCAAAACTTTATAGTTTCTGTAAAATCTGAAGAAGAATTGGTTGAAGATACTCAAAGTGCAGCCAAATGGTCTTTGATAGGTGCGATTGCTTGTGTAGTTTTGGGTATTGGTTCTATTGTTTGGGGGATTCTGCAATAAACAAATATCTAATATTTTTCACAGAAATTTATTGTTTGAAAAAAGAGAAAGGAAAAAAGAATATTGAAACTCTTTCTTCCTTTCTCAAAGACTTTGCCAATTCATACATAATATTTAATATCCTCTTGCGAGCGTTTCTGCAAATAAAGCATAACGCTCTTCAATGCCTATTTCTTCAATGAGTAGTATGCCATAGGCTGGTAAAAGCACATCAGAATCTATTTCAAATAGTTTTTTGCCTTTTTTAGTAAAAACTACTTTGTTTTCTTTTAAGGTAGCTTTACCCAATTCTATGTTCTTATGACGAACTAAAAGCTCATCTTTTTGAACTCTGATTTCAAACAAATTTCTATCAAAGTTTTCTTGAGTAATTTCAATGGATTCTGAACCCATTTTTACAGCCCAAAGAGCCCTGTTGTCGTTTGAGAAGATTTTATAGCCTTTTGCATAGTTTTTGGTACTGAAAATAAGAAAACTATCTTTGGCTATTTGGTATTTTCTTGTGGTAGTGTTTGATTGCTTGGCAATGATGACAGTACTATCGGGCAATACAATGCTAATAGCATCATTTTTTAAAAACTGAATTTGCCCCAAAAAAGCACTATCAGCTTTGGGTATAATGGGTTTTTCAAAATCTTTGATTTTGGGAGTGTACTTTACAGCTTTTTCTTCGGTTTTTTTGCTATCTTTTTGCTTGGAGTTAGAGCAAGAAACCATGATACTCACTACAAAAAATAAGAAAATATAACGCATAAAATATAATAAGATAGTTGTTTGATTGAAAGCAAATATACTATTTTAAAACCTCTATCCAACCATTGCATTTCACCCCTGAAGGAGAAATAATGAGATAATAATACAAGCCATTTACAACATCTTTTCCCCAATCGTTTTTGTAGTTGTCAGATTTGAACATTCTTTTACCCCATCTGTTCCATATTTCTACTTTAGAACCTACTTCTGCAATTTCAAAAGTATCATTGATGCCATCATTGTTGGGTGTAATGGCATTGGGTGGTTGAATAGGAGGGGCTGGTATGCTGACGGTTTTCTTCACAACTGTATTACAACCATTAGGATTGAGAGCTGTAAGCATAACAACATAATCTTTGTTGGGTTCTTTATAAATATACTCTTGAGGATGAGTACCTTCTAAAATAGTGCCATCACCCATATCCCAAGTGAATCGTACAAATTTGGCTGTATCCAAAGTTGTAGGCAAACTTAGTTGAACACGATAGGGGGTATTACAATCTTTAAGAAGTTTGAATGTAAAATCGGCAGTGAGTACAGGTAATACAATAACTTTTACTTTTTGATCTATTCTACATTTATCATTAATAAATGTTACAGTATAATTAGTTGTTTGTGTTGGGGAAGCAATTGGATTGGCAATATTAGGATTACTCAAGCCTGTTGTGGGTGTCCATTGATACGAATTTGCTCCACTGGCTTGCAACTGTATGCTTTCACCTCTACAAATCTGTACACTATCATTTGTTTGAAAATTTGGAATAATGATATTGATATCTTGAATAGCTTGATCTGTTTGATTACAATTGGTTACACTCAATCTGATTTTATAATTTCCAGCAACAGTGAAGGTATAACTAAAGTCTTTTTGAGTATTTTGAGAAAAAATAACATTATTACCAGCATCTAAGATTTCCCAAAGAAAATCATCAGCATCCAAACCTGTAAATTTAAACAATAATCTTTTCTCGCAAGTTTCTGTACCTGAGTTGATTAATTGTAAATTTTTAGGGTTCAACATATCAAAGTCAGCACTAACATTGAGTTTAAATTTGAAAACGGCATTGTTGCAATTGCTACTATTATTGGTTGCTGACCAAGCCCCTGCTGTTGTTGGGAAGCCATTGGTAGCTCCACAAGAAGCACAAGTAGAATGATAAATAATACCATTTTTTGCAAATCGACTGGTACCTCCATCTACATGGTCGCCTACTTCATTATTAGCATTTTCGCCGAAAAAAGTACCATATAAGAGTCTTTCCATATTGCGTTTATAAACGGCAATGTAGAAATCGCTACCTGTAGCAGTAGTAGGTCTGTAAGCATCAGAAGTAGTAGGCATGTTGGTAATTCGACCACTACTTGTTCCACTCAAAGAACCTTGATTGCTACCACCCCAGCCTGCAATATAAATATTGTTACAATTACTTTCAGTAACTACCAAAAAAGCTGTTGGAGAAATATCAGGATTGCCATCTCCTTGCCCAATGCGTGTACTCCAACGGCTTGTTGTTAAATCAGGGCTAATTTTATGAATAAACTGCCCACTATTGGGATTATTATATACACCAACTGAAATAGGATAATTCCCAAATGTTTGCCCAAAAGCATAAACTTCTTGATCTGAGTCTAAATCAATAAAAAATGCCATATCAGCAGCACTGGTACCCAAATAAGTAGTAGAAATCAGCGTTCCTGTAGCATCAAATTTTGCTATAAAACCGTCATCATTACCCAAAGCAGTTGGATTGAGACTACCTGTTGTAGCAGGTAAATTGTTGCTATTAGTTCCCCCCCCCACAAAAACCTCATTGGCTGAGTTTGTTTGAATAGATAGAGCAATATCTAGACCATTTCCACCAAAGTATTGTCCCCATGTGATATTGAGTGTATTGTCCATTTTTATTACCAAACCATCGGATACACCAGTCAAGGTATTTGTTCCTGTAAGTACAGGTATTGTAGCAGAACGAGTGGTAGAAGCGATATAAACATTATCAAGAGCATCTACATATACATCTCCTCTCAATTCATCTCCATAATTATGAATAGTTGTTCCTCCAGAGGGTTTTAAGCCATCATTTCCAGTTCCCCCAATCATACGAGAAGCGTTGAGTGTGCCATTTGCATTGAGTTTGGTTACAAAAATATCACTACCATTATCATACGAAATACCTACCACAGTAGATAAAGTTCCTCCCTGAAAAGAACTACCTAATGTGGTTGGAAAATTGGTTGAACTAGTTGTTCCAAATATTAAAAGTCTGTTTTGGTTATCTACCACTAAACTATGTGGGATTTCAGAACTGCTACCACCAATAAAAGTTAGCTGTTGTAATGTAGTTCCTGTAGGGTTATACTTAAATATACCTACATCAGTAAGTCCACCAAAACCACTACTTGGCGAGCCTATAGTAGTAGCTCCTGTGAAATTGGGAAAATTTAACCCAAAAAGTGTAGAGCCAGAATATAAGTTTTCAGCAGCATCAAAGGTGGCAGTATTGCCCCAATTGTCTGATGAACCACCCGAATAAGTAGAAAAAACAAGTTCAGGGTCTATGATAAGTGGATGATTTTTGTTATAACCTTTTGGAAAAGAAAAACTTATGATGTTATTTTGAAGTACAAAATTGGTTTTGACTTCTACTTTTTTCTTGCCAATGATTTGATAGCTGACAGGTCTTTTCTCATAAATTTTGCCAACAGAAGTACTAATTTCGAGTGTGCCATCAGGCAAAATAGTTACTTGATCTGCATAATTATAATGCAGTTTTATCTGATTTGGATTAGCGTCTTTTTCGACTGTAATTTCGTATTTAAGAGATTTACCTTTTCTAAATAAATGATAGCTAATGCCTTGATATACATTTGGATAATAAATTTCTTCAAAGCCTTTTACATCACTTGCCCAATTACTTTTATCTCCTACATAATAATGATAATTTGTTGGGACTACTTTTTTTGATTGGACACTTACAGGGTTTGCTCCCAAAAATTCTACCACAAAACTATGAGCTTTTAAACCATTTTCTTTTTCATAAATGGCATATTCAGGATTATTTTTGTAAACGTCTTTATGTTTCTGATAAGCCAAAGCCTTACCATCATAAAAACTATACTGAAGAGCATTGTTATAAACAAATAAAAAGCCTGAAGGTAAATCGGCTCGAAAACGGATATCTTTTTGCCATTGATTTTTGTTTTCAATAAACGAAATTCCTTGTGTTTGCGTTTGATTAGTATGTTGCCCAAAAACAAATAAACATACAAAAATAGATATAAAAGTAAATGTGAGTTTCAGCATAACACGAAATGTTTATTCTACCTACACGAATTTATAGATAATTTGTATAAAATCAATATTTTACAAACTTAAACTTTCA
It includes:
- a CDS encoding DNA polymerase III subunit beta, with protein sequence MKFTVSTSALQKQLSIISGVVSGNPIVPILENFLFELKEGKLTITASDLQTTMITSLPVDANQDIHIAIPAKILLDTLKSLPEQPVTFEIDSDTFVVEIHSENGRYKLAGENATDFPRVPTTNASSKMSVSAQALFGAIGGTIFATSNDELRPAMTGVYFDLREDYTNFVATDGNRLIRYRRDDLKNSQKLGVIIPKKALNLMKSALPNDETIVETEFSKSNAFFNFGDTKMICRLIDERFPDYENAIPANNPNKMVISRGDLLASLRRISIYANKNTYLVRLKISNDNLQILAEDLDFSNEASENLVCSYQGEEIEIGFNAKFLIEMLSNVPTKEVNFELSAANRAGIILPSEKEENTDTLMLLMPLMLSNYA
- a CDS encoding phage-shock protein, whose translation is MGIFGRIGDIFKANINDLLDKAEDPEKMIKQMVLEMQESITKATSGLAQAMAQEKKLQRDYEKFVAASSDWKNKAAQALQAGNEDLARKALAKKAEADQQVTQYQQLYENAAATASTLKQQVDSLKLKLDEAKMKEQTLIARNQAAKAQKEIAKQIGGFDSNSFAKFDKFEEKILKAEAEANAFMEMSNDKTSLDDEFKALEKNSAVDDELAKLKAELNK